TAGTCGATCGATAGAATGTTACATTTGGACATGTCAAAACAGTATATTATCTATTCATCAAATAgtcttttaaattttcaaggTTCATATACCAAgttactcttatttttttatcaaaacatctatatatatgtataaaaacataaatgtgAAAAGTTTAAGCCACTCCATAAACCAACTGAGATATATTCCTTCATCATATACAAAACTCAGTTATCTAAATCATACTACTTCTAATCAAATACTAAATCAAACTCATAACAATTTAGAACTATATTCAACACtaatattatttgcatatgATTCGTTGGTCGGTGATGGTATATCTTCCGGATCTCTCTCGGGTTTGACCCATCTCCCATGTTGGTTTTGGACCAACCCTTTATTGGCCAATTGATACCAATTAGGTGGGATTCTCAATTCATCCACTAGCATGTCACAATCCTTGTTCACCAACGCCACGTCTCTCTTCGAATCGACCCGAAAATCCGAATTACTACTGTGGTATCCGTCCACTAAATGCAGATACGTCTCTAACATATGAAACCCTATCAAATTCAATCCCTTCTTAAGGTACGGCGACGACCGGGCGTCGACCTTCAGCTCGACCCCTACGTGCGTGTACACCCACTCCAACGTGCCCGTGATGTCGTCGAACCGCTGCAAGCCCTCGTTGAACACGATCCCGGGCATCCGTGGCACCACGTCCTGCTTTAGTGTCACGCGGAGGGTCTTTACCCCCATTTGGTACAGCTCGTCGCGGAACGCGATGTTCCCGACGCGCGGGGCCGCGAAGGAGACCACGCTGATGGGCAGCGTGGGGAAATTCTTCGCGGCCTCGTACGCGTTTAGTAGGCCCAATGCGCCGCCTAGGCTGTGGCCCGTGATGGTTAGGCTTACTTTTTGCCCTAATTTATTGTAGTGGTTAATTAGTCTTTTCACTTCGGTCATGACTTGTTCCGAGGCGCTTGACTTGTTGTACCTCGAGGTATCACACTTTGAAGCGTAGATGCTGAGGAAGCCATGCTCGACCTTGGCGTCGGCCTGGCCGATCGGCTCGAGGTCCTGCTGCATATTGTCGTACCACTCCGCCGGCGCCACCGTGCCGCGCCACGACACGACGATGTCGCGGCGGCCGATCCGATCCGATTCGGCGTCGTCGCTGACGGCGACGAATCCGATCCAATTGGAATCGGAGCTCCACGAATTGACCAATCGCGATGTCTCGAGCCATTGGGGGAGATCGATCTGAGACATGGCGTAGATGTATTTGGTGACGGAGTAGCCGCGGGAGGTGAGGCCGAGCTTGTCGAAGAGGCGGCTGGGGCTGTAGCGGCAGCTGCCGTAGTATTCGGAGTAGAAATCGAAGTCGAAGGCGTCGTAGTTGGCCTGGGCGAACTCGCCGTACTTGACGATCTCGCGGCGGAGCCAGGGGTGGAGGGGATCGAGGAGGCCGTCCCAGTCGCCGGAGCCGTGGATCTCGCGCCAGATCGAGGAGATGTTCTCCTTGGGGGAGGTGGTGGGGGTGTCGTGCTTCTCCTTGAAGCTGGAGACGTTTGCGTTCGAGGTCTCGATCGATTTCTGGATCGTCTTCTCGATCTGGTGATTCAGCATGTGCGAGATCGATTCCGCTAGCTTGACGGCGCGTTTTGAGGCCGGATCCTTGCCGATTTTGAAATCCTGGAAGGAGGCGAAGGCGGCGGGGGATGGGCGGTGGGAATTTTGGGCGGTGCGGAGGTGGTTGTGGTGGGGAAGAAATGAATTGGTGGTAGCcatcttttttcttctaatttgAGGTTTTGAGAGTGAAGAAATGGGgattgtgtatatatataaggagTGGGATTTGTtaattggtttttttttttgacttgtgaaaaatatttgaaataaactAATCTGTACTATTCCATAATGCATTAAACGTTTGATGGTTTGACCAATCAACGCGGTTGGGTCCCACCTCCTCCCTCGTGGGCTCCGTCTACGAAACTGACCAAAAATGAGGAACTCAATAAAACAGTTGAATACTccccctccgtccgcgaataagagtttCATTTCTAtccgacacggattttaagaaatgttaagaaaaatgggttgaagaaagttagtggaatatgagtctcactcgtatatattagttttaaatgatactccctctgtccgcgaataggagtcttaTTTGTttccggcacgggttttaagaaaagtggatggaagaaagttagtggaatatgggtcccacttatatatattagttttaaatgatatgtgagtggaatgagttagtggaatgtggggtctctttaccatttatggtaattatgaaccgggactcctattcgcggacggaccaaaatggaaaaacggaactcgtattcgcggacagagggagtatgtgaGTGgggtgagttagtggaatgtgaggcctctttaccatttatagtaattatgaaccgagactcctattcacagatggatcaaaatggaaaaacgaaaCTCTTATTCGcagacagagagagtatatataaattgatcaATTCGTTCAAATAGAAGTCCTTTTTTCCAATCCGATAAGATTTTAGGCCAAATCGATAACTTATTGAATTTATcgtgtgaaattaaattactgcataaagtaaaaattaaagttaaatgCTTATGATTGgctgaattaaaatttttaggtgccatcaataaaataattaaaccaTATATAGCAATAATAGAATACTGAAAGCAAGTAGACCAACTCCCGTAACGtaataaaaaatcttaaaataaatatacatgtCGAGTGTTGTACTTTTTTACTACGTAATATAAACGTTTTCCTCACTATCCATAAAAATTTCCGACTttgatagtaaaataaataatccaaaatgaaaatgtatatttaaCGGTCATACGTCTCTTTCTAACCTCTGCTGCCAAAAGTCAAATAGTTCAGCTGCTAAATCAAGGACAAACTAATAAACAGGGAAAGGTAGACATGCTTAACCGGCCAGTTTCAGTTCTATCTGGTCCGGTTTGACCGAGTATTCGGTTACAAATTTTCACGAATTCTGGAATCGGAATTGACAGGTACTTACACGGCCAATTCCGATTACGAACCGGATCTAATttgtagttttaattttaatttttttgaataattcaACATCTCAATTTGTACctaaaaattgagagaaacacaaaaatacaaatcaataacctaaaaacaatatttcaataaaaaagtataacacctaaaaattaaaatcaatactACACACACATCATCATCTTaaacacatacacacaacACCTTAAattaaacacacacacacacatcaagTTACACGCGCGCACACAGCCCCTATAAGATAATGGGATACTAATTATTATCttataaattctaaaattgatttattattcgaTTCCGGGTGACACCGGAACCAAAATTTTTTAGAACATTAGAACCGGTACCGGAACTGGAACCGAAAAACCGTTTCCCAGTTCCTCAATTACTCGGTCGGTTCCTGTTTCGATCCCGGGTACCCAAGAATCGGAGAACCGAATTAAGCAGGTCTAGAACCGGAATTTTTAAGAACATTAGAACCGGTACCGGAACTGGAACTGAAAAACCGGTTCCCGTTCCTCAATTACTCGGTCCGTTCCGGTTCCGATTTCAAGTACCCTAGAATCAGAGAACCGAATTAGGCAGGCCTAGGGAAAAAGCATGCATTATTCCACTTCAGGcaactcaaatccattttattttatttaaaacattattttgaatttatacgGATTAAATTACTACTGTATAATTTTAGTCAATCATATTAGTCTAGTGGTGCTCTAGTTTGAAGGACTTTGAAAAACAGATTGGGTCTTAGACAATGAAAATCAATATTTGTCACctatataaataaagtaattcgccaactcaaaagaaaaagagaaaaataatcgAACCCCACACACGTTAAGATGCTCAATTTTCAAAGATGGGTGTTCAGTGTCCCACAAATTTTGGATGAGCAACAAACTACAGCTTGTATACAACTCAAGcactttatttaaaattattattaattataattcctttgaataactaattaaaaatttaatctttttatgtCGGGCTTAAGCCTTAAAGACTTTCATAAAGGAATATGTGGATAGCTAATTTCtgcaaaacagaaaaagagAGGTTATTTCAGAATTGAGACCATAATAATCAGGAGAAAGgggaacattttttttcactaaattccacaatcacaatcacaaataCACACCAAATTCTGGCAGAGAAATGACTGAAATcgataaataacaaattttctaGCACTACATTTTACACAGCTTCTCAACAACAAACCTAGTGGAAACAATGAACAAAAGGCTAGAACAACTCTAAGGAGCATAATACAAAACCTAAGAAATGTAACATACATcaaacaaattcacaaaatgataaaaacatCAAACCACAGAACCCGGTCTTGAAACGTGAACCAAATCATTTACGAACTGAACATCATCGGTCCCCTTCTCCGCGCTCAGGCTACGTGCGAGGTACGACCTGAGCACACCTTCCAAATTGGGAGTGTCCTTCAGTTCCCGGCAGGCAACGTCCAGCGCTGTCACCTGGAAGAAGCGGTAGTACTTCATCGTGCATAAGTAGATGAAGAGGAGGGTCAAAATAGGAAGTGGGATCAGAACCGGGCTGTAGATGAACTGCTTTGCGCTGAAGTAACCGATCATTGTGGCTTGATACAAGAGCAACGATGCTGCGATGCGGTTGTACATGTGGGGCCACATCCGGCCGTAGGTCTCGTATGCAGGCACGTAAACTTTGAGCACCTGTTGATGGAAACCAGAGGCAAATGCAGGGTCAGGGGTCGGGtaaacatgaaaatatatataaccaGAACGAGAAGCAAATGCAGGATGAGGAATGAGGAGAATCACCTGATTCCGTAGAATGAGCCATCCCAAACCAAAGTACAACACTCCGAATATAAGGATTATCGGAGCTATGCAAGCGTAGCAGAGAACGATTGTAAGAATGAGCATGTCATTAGGAAATCTAGTCCCATACTTAAGATCTCCCGGAGCCCAAGCTTCTTTCACTTCATCTTCAGTCTTGCAGAGATACTTCTTCTTTAGATGATATATTATTAAAGGAATGATGCGTGATAACTCAAGCCCATAGCCGACAAAGAACCTGAAAGAACAAAGTCAGTCGAACATTGGAGTCAGTCTACAAATAATCGAGATGAAGATATGTTGTCATGGTGTAGAAATTCGATTACAACACAACAGCCCAACTCATAGAAGAGATTATGTCACTAAGGTAATGACAATCAAGTAACAAAACCACAAGTAGTTGAGAAAGGAAAAGGATTCTTACTTCAAAGCTACAAAAGTCAAGAAGAATGTAGCACTTCCAGGAAGACTTGCTGCTAGTACATCGAATATAGAGTTTGGATCATCCTGAATAGTTTTCAACGAATCGAAAAGCGTGTGGCCAACTGTGACACCAATAAATACGTTCAGCACCGAGAAATAGAAGTACTTCCCGGAGGCGGCCCTTTCTGCATGACTCAGAGAAGGTATGCCCTCGGCCTTGGAAAGGAACAACAAGAAACTTGGCAACAGTGCCAAGAATATTATAAGAGCAAGCTGAGGCAAGTACGCCCCAAGGACTGTCCTGACTGTAGCCTGATCCAACACTGGTTTTAAGAAAGGGAGCAACTTCTTCAAGTTATCTAAAGTAGTCAGTGCTGAAATCAATCCAATTGGTATCATGTAAAAGAAGATGGTGAGAAACACTATGAAATAGACAAGGTATTGCCGAATCAGTCTCTCGTAGAAATTCTTGGAAAGATTGTCCCATAGTAACTGGCGGGCCTCAGGAGCTTCCATGGCGGTCCATTTATCCACCATTGTATCATGCAGACATTGTGCAGCGGATGCTGCAGATACCCTGTTATTGAAGAAAATCACAGCTGCAGGTTGCTGTTTGTCTTTCATGGCAATCTTTTGCTCGGATTCTAACTTCGGAACCAACTCCCTTATCTTCTCATTATAGTACTCTATTGCATCAACCTTGTCACCTACAAGCCCCATAAAGCCAGTTTTTGTAGTCGGCCTCGTTCCTTCAGGGGTAGCAGTCCCTTTAGACCCGGCATATATGGCTTCTGAACGCGCAAGCTTCTTTCTGTATCCTTCCAACTCCGCAAATATTTTGTTGGGCTGAACAAAAAGATGACAAGTTACAATATGTGATATGAACACACACCTACGCAAATGAATCAAAACATTGATGGAGAGATGCAAAAGAGAGTCAAAGTAAGTACCACTTTGTTGTCCGTGATCACCATTGACTTGTAATACGAATCTGGATAGATTGCCTTAAAATACGAGTCCACCTGTTCGTTCCTGGTTTGACTGTTTTGGAGAGGGGGAATGTCCCGAACAAGAACAGCAAACTGCTCGTTCTTGACTTCAGACGACATAAGGGCTTCGGCCCTCATACTGGAAACATGCTTGTATGCGCGCCACAAGAGGTAATACGTGACGAAAGAAACCCAATATGTAGCTGCAACGAATGCCCATAGCCGGTGGCTCTTTTGCTGCAGCCACAAACATAATTCAGAGGCTATTAAGCACACACATCATTCCACAACACATTGATCATCAGTAAATGGAAAGGGAGAGTACTAACTGCAATATGCGCCATGGAAAGCTTGTCAAGTTCATTGAAAGATCCTTCACTAGTGGTTTCATTTGCAGAAATTGTCATCTCAGCAGTATAAGCAACAGGAAGAAGCACAGGTAGAAGGATAACACCAGACAAAACCAGTATTCCCAGTGCTACACCAGATCCAATAAAACTCAACACAATCAGTCTAATTCACAAAgaattgcaaaattaaatagatCTAGTCTGCAATTACATCCCCAACTACCAAACAATAAGCCTAATTTGAATCTACATTTAGCtcaaacgaaaaaaaaaacctaaaattcGATCAAATCCACACTAATGCAGCTTATacagtagagagagagagagagagagataccGGTGGAGAGGTAGACGAAATAGACGGCGGCATCGACGCCGGAATGCCGGATGACATCAGCCTCAGTGGAGGAGACAGCCTCCTTGATCCAAGTGAACGGGCTGCGGGAGAGGCGGATTCCGTCGTAGGGCTCCAGCCCTCTGATGATCCGATTCGGATAGTAGACGACGTGGTTGCCCGGTTTCCTGGAGAGCCAGGTGAAGATGAGCATCAACACCACGAAAATGACAAACGACGTCCCCAGCGACGTCAGGAACGAGCTGAAATCCATGGCAGCTCagttgaagaagaagccgTTGAGAGGAAGTAACCGTTGGGAGAGGCAGTTGGCAATAGTGGGTGCTTTATTTATAGCAGAAGAAACAAAGCGGAAAATATCTCATCTGCAAATTGATTGCGTTTCTgtcaatttctctttttctctttaccGCCATGTAAAGAAATAGGCTCCTGAAATCTGGATTCGAGGGTTTGAACGAGCTTCAGATGAATGATATTTTGTCGTTTTCgagattttacttttttattattttattattatctggTTTTCTCCGACACAAGGAAACTGTGTGTAGTGCGTGTGCGAGATTAGTGAAGGTAAGCCGGATTTAAAGGGAGCAAAGTGAGGAGGATATTTTGAGAGCTTCATGCTTAAGTTTACTAAACTACCCTTTTTGCTAGATTTTTACATGGGAGTGAGATTATAATCGCCCCTACAAGTAAATTTTACGGATCGGTTTCAATCGGAATAGGTGGCCTTTTACGGTTTCGGTTGAATTTTCATCGATTTTCTAAGGTTTTGCTAGTGATTTTGGGCCAATATCGATTGTTAATCATCATTTACGATGTTATATCGAGTCGATGTTTACGATTTAACCATACATCCCTCCTTGGACCATGGTGATGTAAAGCaatataatgaataaaatgataatttgagATTGGTGCATTAATtcgatattattttatactgtacTAACATAAAATTTGTAGATATAGAATATTTTGTAGCTACACGACTCGCTCTGTATTAAGtattacttcctctgtcccactttaggagtccagGTTGAGTTCggtacgaattttaagaaatataaaggaaagttggtgaaaaaagataatagaatgtaggtcctacttttatatattagttttataataaaatgtgaatggaatgtggggtctattaccaattatggaatattccaatcgggactcctaaaatgggacacccaaaagtagtaaaccagtccaggactcctaaagtgggacggagagagtagtatttaatGGAGTTCTAACTCAATGGAATATATAACTACCAAAGTAGCACTGTAGGCTGTAGCACTAGTAAGTATTGTGTGAATGAGAATTAATGAAGGTAGAGATTAGGAAAATTGAGTTGCAAGAAAATTGAGTATATGTAAATAATCATGCTCTAGTGACTTCAAATGtaaaatccatgtcaactattatATGTGATACATCTTGAAATAGTGTGGACAAATCATTATTCAGTGAGGTCACCAAATTGATAGGTACGTGGAATTGATTATTACGTGTCCCATGTGTGTGTATTAGTATATCATACCGTGTGTAGTA
The nucleotide sequence above comes from Salvia hispanica cultivar TCC Black 2014 chromosome 5, UniMelb_Shisp_WGS_1.0, whole genome shotgun sequence. Encoded proteins:
- the LOC125186573 gene encoding phospholipase A1-Igamma1, chloroplastic — encoded protein: MATTNSFLPHHNHLRTAQNSHRPSPAAFASFQDFKIGKDPASKRAVKLAESISHMLNHQIEKTIQKSIETSNANVSSFKEKHDTPTTSPKENISSIWREIHGSGDWDGLLDPLHPWLRREIVKYGEFAQANYDAFDFDFYSEYYGSCRYSPSRLFDKLGLTSRGYSVTKYIYAMSQIDLPQWLETSRLVNSWSSDSNWIGFVAVSDDAESDRIGRRDIVVSWRGTVAPAEWYDNMQQDLEPIGQADAKVEHGFLSIYASKCDTSRYNKSSASEQVMTEVKRLINHYNKLGQKVSLTITGHSLGGALGLLNAYEAAKNFPTLPISVVSFAAPRVGNIAFRDELYQMGVKTLRVTLKQDVVPRMPGIVFNEGLQRFDDITGTLEWVYTHVGVELKVDARSSPYLKKGLNLIGFHMLETYLHLVDGYHSSNSDFRVDSKRDVALVNKDCDMLVDELRIPPNWYQLANKGLVQNQHGRWVKPERDPEDIPSPTNESYANNISVEYSSKLL
- the LOC125189081 gene encoding CSC1-like protein ERD4, coding for MDFSSFLTSLGTSFVIFVVLMLIFTWLSRKPGNHVVYYPNRIIRGLEPYDGIRLSRSPFTWIKEAVSSTEADVIRHSGVDAAVYFVYLSTALGILVLSGVILLPVLLPVAYTAEMTISANETTSEGSFNELDKLSMAHIAQKSHRLWAFVAATYWVSFVTYYLLWRAYKHVSSMRAEALMSSEVKNEQFAVLVRDIPPLQNSQTRNEQVDSYFKAIYPDSYYKSMVITDNKVPNKIFAELEGYRKKLARSEAIYAGSKGTATPEGTRPTTKTGFMGLVGDKVDAIEYYNEKIRELVPKLESEQKIAMKDKQQPAAVIFFNNRVSAASAAQCLHDTMVDKWTAMEAPEARQLLWDNLSKNFYERLIRQYLVYFIVFLTIFFYMIPIGLISALTTLDNLKKLLPFLKPVLDQATVRTVLGAYLPQLALIIFLALLPSFLLFLSKAEGIPSLSHAERAASGKYFYFSVLNVFIGVTVGHTLFDSLKTIQDDPNSIFDVLAASLPGSATFFLTFVALKFFVGYGLELSRIIPLIIYHLKKKYLCKTEDEVKEAWAPGDLKYGTRFPNDMLILTIVLCYACIAPIILIFGVLYFGLGWLILRNQVLKVYVPAYETYGRMWPHMYNRIAASLLLYQATMIGYFSAKQFIYSPVLIPLPILTLLFIYLCTMKYYRFFQVTALDVACRELKDTPNLEGVLRSYLARSLSAEKGTDDVQFVNDLVHVSRPGSVV